The region CTGTTGTTTTTCCATTAATTCTTTTACATAGGGACCAACTCTAAAAATTTCTTggatcgaaattaaattatatatttttataataataaaatataattttattcttttaataatttatatatttataatttttaaaaaattaaattaatttttttatcattttaaaagttaaaagcctaattttattattattaatttaaaattttataaattataaaaattgcatttttataGGCCCGGCTAGTagaattgctttttttttttccaatttttgggttttagtTTGGATATAAGGCGAAATTATTATTGCATGTCCCATCCAAATTAACCCTctatttgtatatttatttactctttatatatacatttactgGGTTAATATATATTTCATCCCCTGAACTCAATGGcacttaattttccttttatttagtCCTTATCTAAACTTGGAAaccattaattaatatttttttaatttagtagaCACCATTATCTTTTGTActgatatttaataaaataatgacGCGTgtcttaaaaaatttataaaaattaaaaaagtaaaaataatttaaggaatAATGAATTTCacgttattttttttataaaattatagtttaaagtttaagaatcaattttagtttttatacttttttggATTGTGAAATTTTAATCCTATCCCATAGTAACAAATAAATCCATTTTAGATAAATTCTACGAATGATCTTATTGCACgtaaaattatagatttagttCATGTTCTTCAATATAATCattagttcttatatttttttcaaattttaaaatttcaatcttgataCAAACAACAATGGTTAAATCCATTAACAAGCTTTGCGAGTAACGTATGAAAATAGCAAATTAACAAAACATTACACTTATGATAATATACttgtcatatataattttaataaatttaacagatACCATTCAATTTGATTacgtttgaaattttaaaaataaaaacatacaaaaattaaaatgactaaattataattcaaaaacCAAATGTACAATTTGtgcaaaatatcaaaatttaaccaaaacaaAATCATTTACTCGTATAGGTAAGTCTAGGCAAACACCATTAAAATACTGAAACAGTTGTACTGTGAATGTTAAATCATGTGAAAAAAGACAAAAGCAGTGTTACAAAAACAAATGGtctaaaatatttacaaaaaagaaaagcaaaaataaaaactgTGCAAGCAAAATTTGGCTGGGGGCAAAGAACAGGAAACCCACCAAACTAACAATTTTTTatgctaatttgtaaaatttcttgAATGAAACAGATGATCTGCTACAGTATAGACAAATGGCttcaaacttttatttttcaagtGGAAGTCTCTGCTGGTTGAATCTTATTGCTTTGGCTTGGTCCCCATATACGGATTGTATGATCGTCACTAGCTGATGCCAACATCAGAGGCCGTTTAGGGTTCCAGCTGACACTATTAACCGTCATTGAATGGCCAGATAATACCTCAATTGGTGTGGAGCTTTGTCGATTCCAGATATACACCTGCCAATATTTGCATAATGTATAAGCGAATGAATGAACTTGCCGAGGTCCATGTGCATATATACATTGAGTTAGACACGAAAAAATAACACTATCGGAGATGACCCTGAAAAAAAAGGTCCTCTGTAATCGGCAAAATCAGTATGTATCACAATTACATAAGGAAAGTAGGTATGCACACATTGAGTTAGACACGAAAAAATAACACTATCGGAGATGACCCTGAAAAAAAAGGTCCTCTGTAATCGGCAAAATCAGTATGTATCACAATTACATAAGGAAAGTAGGCATGCTAAGTGTTAATGGGGATCGACGCCACATGTAGCGTATCCCAGTATCAGCATCTTAGTGTAAGATGAAGTGGATGGAATTGGAAGATGTTATTGGACTGGACTGGTTATCATATGGCTGCCCGCAATGCCAGAAATGATTAATAAATGCAagggtaaaagtactatggagacctttgtactaggagtcaaattacattttgcccaTTTTACTAAAGAAAATGGCATATTAATatacgttagattaaagagcaaactgatCTTTTTTGTTAAAATCTCATCcaattctattgttaaaaactggcatGATTGACAAAATAACCAGACAATTACATATGAAGTTTCATTCCGACACACAAGGACCAggttttaacaatagaaatggatggattttttaacagaatgatcaatttgttctttgatctatcgtacaaggactaatttgcccattttttactagagggggcaaaatacaatttgactcctAATACAAGGACCTCCATGGTATTTTACCTAAATGCAAGTGATTTGAGAAAAGGTGTAATAAATTTACAACTAGCTAAACATGAACAACAATGATTTTACCTGTGTGTTCTCACTGCCACTGGCAATGAACATGCTATTGATACCACCAAAGCAGGACCGTATGACgtacttgttttaacagaatgatcaatttgttctttgatctatcgtacaatgactaatttgcccattttttactAAAGGGggcaaaatacaatttgactcctAATACAAGGACCTCCATGGTATTTTACCTAAATGCAAGTGATTTGAGAAAAGGTGTAATAAATTTACAACTAGCTAAACATGAACAACAATGATTTTACCTGTGTATTCTCACTGCCACTGGCAATGAACATGCTATTGATACCACCAAAGCAGGACCGTATGACGTACTTGTTTTGCTTGTGTCCTGTGTACTTTAGGGGCTTTGCCCATTTTCCGGCAACATCTCTCAAATGTATCTCTTGGCTATTTAGGTTGACAATAAAGAACTTACTGTCGATGGAAACTGAAAGAGATGTGATTGAATGCTCCTCAAAGATTACTTGCTCAGCATTTGTCCTCAAATTTAATATCCGAATTTCTTTGTCAGAGAATATGCTGATAAGGTTTTCACCATCTGATGTAACAGCAAGATCCAAAACCTTGGGCATCCTCATGCCCCTCCAAACTTTCATCTCATTCCCATCACAGTCCCACATGCAGATGCCCTTTTCAGGGTCGGAACTGCCACAAACAATTCGCTTTGAGTCTGGAAACCAAGCACATGAGCTAACGGTGAAGCCGTGGTCCCCAAATGTATGCTTGCAAGTGCCTGTTTCTACATCCCAAAGCTTGAGAACTTCCAAGTTTCCACATGTGAGTAACTTTGTATCGTCCGGGCTCCAAGCCACAAAGGATACAGGGTTCTGATGGCTTCTAAGCACATGTTTCATTGTCAGCTTATCATTATCCATGACCTAAGAAATTCAGCGAGTGgaaaaaaaatcaagtcaaaCACTTCAGAAAAAAAGAATCTTAGAGAGCAAGACCAAAATCCAGTACccgtaaattttaatataaaatgtaCATAAATATTCAAGATTATAATGATGGTAATTATGCGTTCAACATGAAAACAAGGTCCTCTGCTTAAACTTAGGATAATGTCTGGTGTAGAACATCAAATCTAGACACCCCATGGTCGGCATTAAAAGCCACTTCGAGCCACATTTTTTAAGAGGGAAGTTTACCGGTGAAAAAATCAAACACGCTAAATCGAATCAATATTAAAGAACAGAGCAAAAAGAACACAGTACGAGAAAGAGAACATCAACATCTGAttgatttcatttcatttatttcgaGTTTGGGAAAGAGACAATCAGGAATTCGTACATGAAATTGGTCATTTCTTGTTTGTTTCAGCTTTTAGAATAACAACAAACTATACCTTATTTGCAACCCCCTCCCGaccaaatataaaaaagaaaagtggGAAAAGGGAGGCATTAAGAGTTAGATGCACCCCTAATTGAGCCACTATGTGTAACTCCTATGATGCTATTCTAATTTATCATACCTCACTGACAACATGTTACAACAAAAACAATATTCCAAATCTTCTAGATGAAGCAGCAGAGACGCATGCATGCacatattcttaaaaaaaaaagtgtgtatcTGTCCATATGCATAagcaaaaaataattaagttatacCTTCCATATAATAGCTGTACAGTCACTTGATGAAGAGGCTAAGTACTCTCCATTATTTGAAAATTGAATGAACCAAACTTCATTGCTATGTTCAGTCAAAATCTGCAGTCACAGGAAACAAAAGGGGCCACAATACACCTTAAACATTCATGATAAACAAGCCACAATTTAGGCAGTTGgacaagaaaattcaaaaattgcATGTTCCTCATGTATAAATCAGCACAAAGGGAATGGAACAACTCATTAAACATTCTCATCTTAAGGTGGGAGAAATCATCTTGAAGAAAGATCATGTAAGCTATATATCAGGTTTTAGACTGAGAAATTGGAATATGTTTTAGTGAAAGGCACACACTGaagttattatttaaaaaaaaactactgaacataattttctttaagcttattgcTAAAGGGTGATTCAACTTTCTAATTTCATGGTGTTGCATAGCTCAATGGTTTTCATGCCCTGCCTTCAGCAAGCATAATATGAAATTCTAGAACTATAAAAACATATTGCTATGACTCCCTTCATGTCAGCCAAAGAAAAATAGCATGAATTGAGAGGAAGTTGTACTAATAATGTATTAAAAAAGATAAGATCATCCATGAACTGACAGGaaatataaacataaaaggaGATTTTGTTCAATGAAAGTATAAGCAAGTTTTACAACATGATGAGGACAAGATTTCTACCACACAAGTCAGCTATATAATTCATATTgcaaaattatgttttatttagtttatccGGAATaccataaaaaagaaaagaactttAAATTTCTTATTTGGTTCAAAATGATAAATGGAAATCTGGACAAACTTTTTCCACCACTCCAAGCCATTGGCTTCATTGAATACAAGCAAATATTGTCTTGATATGTGGGTTCAAATTGACAAAGAATCAGTAAAAATAAACAAGTTATGAATAACAACATGGAAATTCATCACCACCTCATAGTTTATACCAAGATGAGCGAATGAAGATTAAGTAGCATTAGATGGATGCAGGAGGCTGAAATTACATCATTTGAAGGCGGCAAGGCGCTTCATTTTAGTATTTAGGAACTTGACCCCTAGCATTTGTTCCACCAAATCAGAAGTTTATTGTGGCAACGTTATTGAAAATGTAGATAgacagtaaataaaaaaaatagaaatgctAAATGTGAAGAACAAACAAATGCTTGGTGTTCAAAAACACAAGATAAAATGtagaaaatatcatattaaaactGAAAACATTGTGTTCATAAAGGCCTGTGTTCATTTTATAACCTATGATTTATCGTATGAATAACAGTATTGACTGCAACAAGAAGCACACCTGAACTGTTTCTGTAGGTATCTGATCTCTGCCGCAGCAATGATCTTCATAAAGCAAGACCGCGTCCTGGGAATTATGATATATACATGAATcaatttgggctgttacactagTTTCAACTAGATGTTCCAAACGTCTCTCAGGCAATACAATTGGAGGAGGAAGCTGTTTCCCTAGCTCCATCACTAACCTTTTTCGCAGTTCACTAATAACATCTTCATCTAGCTTACCCAATTCCATCTCTTTCAATGCAAGTATATTATAAGCTAATTTATGAACTGTTTCGTTGCTCATATGTAAAGTGGGAACCCGTTTTTGCAAAACTGACAAAGCCAAAGAATCATCACCTCGATTCAAATACTCCAAAAAACACTGCTTGAACACAAGAAACAAAACTGAAGATCGTGTATCATCCTTCACATCCTTAATTTTATTCAAGGTATCAATACAATCATCCCAATCGCCACTAAGGATTTGCGATTCCAACAAATCAAATTCTATGGATTTGTACCTAACACCGGACTCTATTTCCAAACAAGAAGCAGACTTTTTGTATCCAAGAGAGTATAAGCATTGAATTATAACTCTTAAAAATTCATGCTTATTTATTAAACCTTTAGAGCCTAGCGTGGTAGGCGAATTCTCCATCGAGCTGTGTTTAGGGAAACCTTAAACTGTTTGGATAAACTGTCTTGCCTTCTAAAATCAAAGATGCCCATTTCTTTCACTTGCCATCAGTTTCCTATATCATAAATAAAATCCAATTAGTCGAAAATTCATTCAAGAAAAATCTCAAATCCCCATgacaaatacataaataaataacacaaTCAATGTAACAAGGTTGAAGACCTAGAAACCAAATAGAGGAAACTATATAAAGTAATTCAAATGTTGAATTAATGTTTATTATAGAAGAAGAAATCCAGTTCTGAACATACCCAAAATTTGCCAAAGGAAGAAAACTAAAATCAAGAAGCAAAGAAGCAAATACTTTCCAAAGCAATAAGTTGAACTTTCAGAAAAGAAAAAGCTTCCATAAACAAAAGACAAAGAACgcaattattttctttctttatcaaatcttacaaataataacaacaaccaAATTAATTAAAGGGGGGGGAATCCACAAATGCATTCAATTCAATAAACCAACTTAAAAAACTGCTAATTGAATTAActacccaaaacccaaaaaaattacAACCCAACAAGattaataacaaaaagaaaaataaaagaatcattAAACagtaattcattcaattaaaagATCAATAAAATGCTAAGTTGTACGTACAGAGAATGAATAGTTCCCCAACTGTGACGAAAGCAataagaaccaaaaaaaaaacacgaaataaaaaaatgaggtGAAGGGTATCAGGGGGGAAAGGGGAGAGGGTTTAGCAGCGGTTATTTTGAAGGGACTGACGACAGAGATTTATTGGAAAAAAATATTAgtacataaatttttatattatgaaaaaaGAAATATGGCGAAGATGAAAGAACGAAGCAAGTGATTTTTTTTCCCGATCGGCTAAAGCGTTGACGTTTTGTAGATGTAATTAAACGACGCCGCTGGGGATGGGGTTTTTACCGTTTACTTGTGTGAATGGAATTTTGGTCAAACGTCTCTCTTTTATTTCTtggtataacaacaaatttaatctcacttttaattcataatttcttGGTATAacaaaaaatttgtaatttagtacataaattgtttttcttttttaattttttttggtataacaacaaatttaattcataattttaatctcacttttttttactttaatttacattttttatcacTCCAACCTAAAGCTTCAAAATTTTGGGGACAAAAAAGTTGTATTAAGTGTTAAAATTTTAACGATATTAATGTGACAATAATAGTCTATGTATATTTTATTGTTGAAgtggataattttaaaaaaaatttattgaatttttaaataaatttaatatttttaatttttataaagtatATATGAATTATCATGCAAGTTTTCAGGacaaaatactaaaaaaagccctattttttaaaaaattatcgaaatgggctcggtattttattatttatcggaatgggtcattttccccgaaatcgcgtccacgtcagcgccaTGTCAAGGGACGTGTCAGTAAATCACGTCCACGTCAGAgcgctttgcttacgtggacacaaatcgcgcctacgaggacgcgatttactgacgtggacgcgatttcggggaaaatggtccattccggtaaataataaaataccgggcccatttcggtaattttttaaaaaaatagggtttttttttggtattttgccccACTATGTATTACTGTAATATGTAGCTCAAAATATATATTGTAGTTAATATTCATAGTATTGTAGCTCAAATTGTCAATCCGTCTATActattgtactaataatatatattaatgtaatattgaagagttaattgattaaaaaaataaatgcaacaagtataaaaaagattcaaaattattaccaacaagatttgaaccaatgtactaagggaaaagagcaaGCATTTTAACCAAttaagctaaactaattaattaacatattataaaaatattgttattatcttaattatattacttacgttctaacgatttatcggacctattccatacacgtgtcaaatcagaaaagtaatacaacaattctgtaaaaaaaatccggtgtttacttcaaaaaaaataaggaaaataatgatttgaatgtttcaaaatttaattttaaaccgaaaaaatcaaaatttagaggtaaaaaaggatctttttcgacgaaaactGCGGGCGGTTTGctagcgcgtagatctcgaaaagttattcgaaataaaaaaaaaacgtctcaatcggacaaccgagcgaaaagttatggcctttcaaagttttccaaccTGAAAAACATAAACGGTCAATTTTTTGACCGGTGGGTACTGTTCACGTGCGGCGCAAATCGCGTCCGCGtaagcgcgatttgctgacacgtcccctgacatcgcgctgacatgGACGCAATTTCGGGAAAAATgacccatttcggtaaataataaaatatcgagcccatttcaataaattttaaaaaaatagggctttATGTGTAATTTGCCCAAATTTTCATGTCAATGATATTGAGCTTTTAACAAATTGGTCAACTTTTTCACTGAAGATTAAAGGATAGAgtaatgaagaaaaaaataagattaaaGCTAGAAATTTTGTTTGGGGGTCaagataaaattctaaaaaattttagaCAAACAAAGCTAGAAATTGTATTCTAAAAAGACTTAGactatataattaatttttatttttatttatttgaatgattgaAAGGcatagaataaaataaatgattaatACTTGACAGGGATTACTAATAATATTTTCCCATTTCACAAAGGGAGCTAAAATCTCTTCTGGGTCAAAgtgacaaaaataataaatattcgggTTAAATTTCTCGTTATATCTTAATTTTATTATCtggggtttttttcttttttctttttgaaagcaaagtttgaatgttttttattCACTTTTTTTCATATGAGTATAACATCACGATTTTTAGTCTTTGTTTTTCGATACAGTGCACACTTCAACCCACGTCCTCAATTAGACATTGACATTGTTGACAAATGTTAAGGTTTCGGGATTTTACTATCCAAGTTCAAGTTTCATCATATGTATTCTTATGTGCGGGTATGTGGTTTCGTTATGTGTGGGTTTTAGTCAAGTGAGTCCATTTTAGTTCAAATTATTCATTTCTTTGTCCACTCGTGCTTTCTATTGGCTTTATTTTACCTTCTAGTCACTTGAACATGTATTTACAATTGTCACGACGATTAAATCCTTTAGGGATTTATAGTTACCCCTCTCAATAACGTCATCTTCAATGCCTGGATTCGAGTTTCTCCTTAATAATGCAATATACATTATCATTGCACTCAATACATGTTGGTTTATTGTGGTTTTATTCATCGTTATAATACAAGTGTAATTATAGATGATTAATGcataaaaaagtatatatattttataaaacaaattatattattatgattttatattatattaaattttttggcTAAATTTGACGTTTGGAGTCAAGTCCGCGtcaactaattaaaaaaaatacaaatatttatacttttatcataataataaccttttatattttaatatgtatattgTTACAgccataatttaatattttagaaatcaacatttattaataaaaaataaaaatccaatttattttgataaaaaatgaggaacaatttttcaaaaaaatacatagaggataaaattttttgaaaaaaataggtAAACTACATTATTAGTCTCTCAATTAtgagtaaatttttgttttgactACCTgattaaaaaaagttacaaattgatCACTAAtgtacttgaaattttttttttcacttgacTGCTAAGGGGCAATTGTGGAACTTTTTAGTAGGTATaa is a window of Gossypium hirsutum isolate 1008001.06 chromosome D08, Gossypium_hirsutum_v2.1, whole genome shotgun sequence DNA encoding:
- the LOC107942160 gene encoding WD repeat-containing protein WDS homolog isoform X2; amino-acid sequence: MENSPTTLGSKGLINKHEFLRVIIQCLYSLGYKKSASCLEIESGVRYKSIEFDLLESQILSGDWDDCIDTLNKIKDVKDDTRSSVLFLVFKQCFLEYLNRGDDSLALSVLQKRVPTLHMSNETVHKLAYNILALKEMELGKLDEDVISELRKRLVMELGKQLPPPIVLPERRLEHLVETSVTAQIDSCIYHNSQDAVLLYEDHCCGRDQIPTETVQILTEHSNEVWFIQFSNNGEYLASSSSDCTAIIWKVMDNDKLTMKHVLRSHQNPVSFVAWSPDDTKLLTCGNLEVLKLWDVETGTCKHTFGDHGFTVSSCAWFPDSKRIVCGSSDPEKGICMWDCDGNEMKVWRGMRMPKVLDLAVTSDGENLISIFSDKEIRILNLRTNAEQVIFEEHSITSLSVSIDSKFFIVNLNSQEIHLRDVAGKWAKPLKYTGHKQNKYVIRSCFGGINSMFIASGSENTQVYIWNRQSSTPIEVLSGHSMTVNSVSWNPKRPLMLASASDDHTIRIWGPSQSNKIQPAETST
- the LOC107942160 gene encoding WD repeat-containing protein WDS homolog isoform X1; translation: MENSPTTLGSKGLINKHEFLRVIIQCLYSLGYKKSASCLEIESGVRYKSIEFDLLESQILSGDWDDCIDTLNKIKDVKDDTRSSVLFLVFKQCFLEYLNRGDDSLALSVLQKRVPTLHMSNETVHKLAYNILALKEMELGKLDEDVISELRKRLVMELGKQLPPPIVLPERRLEHLVETSVTAQIDSCIYHNSQDAVLLYEDHCCGRDQIPTETVQILTEHSNEVWFIQFSNNGEYLASSSSDCTAIIWKVMDNDKLTMKHVLRSHQNPVSFVAWSPDDTKLLTCGNLEVLKLWDVETGTCKHTFGDHGFTVSSCAWFPDSKRIVCGSSDPEKGICMWDCDGNEMKVWRGMRMPKVLDLAVTSDGENLISIFSDKEIRILNLRTNAEQVIFEEHSITSLSVSIDSKFFIVNLNSQEIHLRDVAGKWAKPLKYTGHKQNKYVIRSCFGGINSMFIASGSENTQVYIWNRQSSTPIEVLSGHSMTVNSVSWNPKRPLMLASASDDHTIRIWGPSQSNKIQPAETST